From a region of the Burkholderia lata genome:
- a CDS encoding sugar ABC transporter ATP-binding protein: MQPDLTPNPAPPLIALTGIGKRFPGVQALDDCHFDLRAGEVHALMGENGAGKSTLMKILAGVYQRDDGEIRMDGRAVEIADPRAAQALGIGIIHQELNLMNHLSVAQNIFIGREPRGRFGVFVDEAALNRDAAAIFARMRLDLDPRTPVGQLTVAKQQMVEIAKALSFDSRVLIMDEPTAALNNAEIAELFRIIGDLRAHGVGIVYISHKMDELRQIADRVTVMRDGKYVATVPMADTSMDAIIAMMVGRQLATEFRTPPDTSANDVALEVRGLSRGRAIRDVGFTLRRGEILGFAGLMGAGRTEVARAVFGADPVDAGEIRVHGKTVSIRSPADAVRHGIGYLSEDRKHFGLAVGMDVQNNIALSSMRRFVRRGLFLDARALRDTAQSYVRQLAIRTPSVTQPARLLSGGNQQKIVIAKWLLRDCDILFFDEPTRGIDVGAKSEIYKLLDALAADGKAIVMISSELPEVLRMSHRILVMCEGRVTGELRAADATQEKIMQLATQRESTVLS; this comes from the coding sequence ATGCAACCCGACCTGACTCCGAACCCCGCGCCGCCGCTGATCGCATTGACCGGTATCGGCAAGCGCTTCCCCGGCGTACAGGCGCTCGACGATTGCCATTTCGACCTGCGTGCCGGCGAAGTGCATGCGCTGATGGGCGAGAACGGCGCCGGCAAGTCGACACTGATGAAGATCCTGGCGGGCGTCTACCAGCGCGACGACGGCGAGATCCGGATGGACGGCCGTGCAGTGGAAATCGCCGATCCGCGCGCCGCGCAGGCGCTCGGGATCGGCATCATCCATCAGGAACTGAACCTGATGAACCACCTGAGCGTCGCGCAGAACATCTTCATCGGCCGCGAGCCGCGCGGCCGCTTCGGCGTGTTCGTCGACGAAGCGGCACTCAACCGCGACGCGGCCGCGATCTTCGCGCGGATGCGGCTCGATCTCGACCCGCGTACACCGGTCGGACAGCTCACGGTGGCGAAGCAGCAGATGGTCGAGATCGCGAAGGCGCTGTCGTTCGACTCGCGCGTGCTGATCATGGACGAACCGACCGCCGCGCTCAACAACGCGGAGATAGCCGAGCTGTTCCGCATCATCGGCGACCTGCGCGCACACGGTGTCGGCATCGTCTACATCTCGCACAAGATGGACGAGCTGCGCCAGATCGCCGATCGCGTGACCGTGATGCGCGACGGCAAGTATGTCGCGACCGTGCCGATGGCGGACACGTCGATGGACGCGATCATCGCGATGATGGTCGGCCGCCAGCTCGCCACCGAATTCCGCACGCCGCCCGATACGTCCGCGAACGACGTCGCGCTCGAAGTGCGCGGGCTGTCGCGCGGCCGTGCGATTCGCGATGTCGGCTTCACGCTGCGGCGCGGCGAGATCCTCGGCTTCGCGGGGCTGATGGGCGCGGGCCGCACCGAGGTCGCGCGAGCGGTGTTCGGTGCGGACCCGGTCGACGCGGGCGAGATCCGCGTGCATGGCAAGACCGTGTCGATCCGCTCGCCGGCCGACGCGGTGAGGCACGGCATCGGCTACCTGTCCGAGGATCGCAAGCACTTCGGGCTCGCGGTCGGGATGGACGTGCAGAACAACATCGCGTTGTCGAGCATGCGCCGCTTCGTGCGCCGCGGCTTGTTCCTCGACGCGCGTGCGCTGCGCGACACCGCGCAATCGTACGTGCGGCAGCTCGCGATCCGCACGCCGTCGGTGACGCAGCCGGCGCGGCTGCTGTCGGGCGGCAACCAGCAGAAGATCGTGATCGCGAAGTGGCTGCTGCGCGACTGCGACATCCTGTTCTTCGACGAACCGACGCGCGGCATCGACGTCGGCGCGAAAAGCGAGATCTACAAGCTGCTCGACGCGCTCGCCGCCGACGGCAAGGCGATCGTGATGATCTCGTCGGAGCTGCC
- a CDS encoding alpha/beta hydrolase, with the protein MLEPEIAAFVAAVDAWYPADAAARSPGEQRRLYDRFAAEWTPAALPAGIVQQDAVWHAPDGHKIALRRYTSAHGTPRGTVLFFHGGGFVVGSLDSHALITAQLAADTGLDVIAVDYRLAPEHRAPAALEDCLDVTRAARDARWPFGPCVHPLTLAGDSAGGMLAAAVVTALRDAGEGGIDGIALVYPMLGFEPQSPARETEAHAPMLTLDDVHRYRALYWEGGLSDALGDGNPLLHASVPLAASRFDGLPPVLAIGAEHDPLRDDARVYVERIRAARGVAHYWMGEGLVHGCWRALGTSPQAALMHRTVGGFLLAPHA; encoded by the coding sequence ATGCTTGAACCGGAAATCGCGGCGTTCGTTGCAGCCGTCGACGCGTGGTATCCGGCCGACGCGGCCGCGCGCTCGCCCGGCGAGCAGCGCCGCCTGTACGACCGCTTCGCGGCCGAATGGACCCCGGCCGCGCTGCCTGCCGGCATCGTGCAGCAGGACGCCGTGTGGCATGCGCCCGATGGCCACAAGATCGCGCTGCGGCGCTACACGTCCGCGCACGGCACGCCGCGCGGCACGGTGCTGTTCTTTCATGGCGGCGGCTTCGTCGTCGGCTCGCTCGACAGTCATGCGCTGATCACCGCGCAGCTGGCGGCCGATACGGGGCTCGACGTGATCGCGGTCGACTATCGGCTCGCGCCCGAGCATCGTGCGCCTGCCGCGCTGGAAGATTGCCTGGATGTCACGCGTGCCGCGCGCGACGCACGCTGGCCGTTCGGGCCGTGCGTGCACCCACTGACGCTCGCGGGCGACAGCGCGGGCGGCATGCTCGCGGCAGCCGTAGTCACCGCGTTGCGCGATGCGGGCGAAGGCGGTATCGACGGCATCGCGCTCGTCTATCCAATGCTCGGATTCGAGCCTCAGTCGCCCGCGCGCGAAACGGAAGCGCACGCGCCGATGCTGACGCTCGACGATGTCCATCGCTATCGCGCGCTGTATTGGGAAGGCGGCCTGTCCGATGCGCTGGGAGACGGCAACCCGTTGCTGCACGCGTCGGTACCGCTCGCGGCGTCGCGTTTCGACGGCCTGCCGCCCGTGCTCGCGATCGGCGCGGAACACGATCCGCTGCGCGACGATGCGCGCGTGTACGTCGAACGGATTCGCGCGGCCCGCGGTGTCGCGCACTACTGGATGGGAGAGGGGCTGGTGCACGGCTGCTGGCGCGCGCTCGGAACGAGCCCGCAGGCGGCGCTGATGCACCGGACGGTCGGCGGGTTTCTGCTCGCACCACACGCGTAG
- a CDS encoding oxidoreductase yields the protein MHAWSARHVPAQGGKVAVVTGANSGLGWQLAETLAAKGATVVMGCRDAARAAQAADAIRRLHPDARVEVDPLDLADLASIARFAADVAERHGRVDILCNNAGVMFLPLRHTHDGFEMQFGTNHLGHFALTGHLLPALRAARRARVVTMSSGLNRGGRIRVDDLRAEHRYNRYLAYCDSKLANLVFAIELQRRFERAAFAGISVAAHPGYAATNLQFAGPAMDSSPARAALMRAANRYLAQPADQGALPAIHAATSPDLAGGAYIGPSGLFESRGLPAPASVPRAARDVASAALLWEASEAATGVRFLSSGAPAGRSPGRPFDTAAEVR from the coding sequence ATGCATGCATGGAGCGCGCGCCACGTCCCGGCGCAAGGCGGCAAGGTCGCGGTCGTGACCGGCGCCAACAGCGGGCTCGGCTGGCAACTGGCGGAAACGCTGGCCGCGAAAGGCGCGACGGTCGTGATGGGCTGCCGCGACGCAGCCCGCGCCGCACAGGCGGCCGACGCGATCCGCCGGCTCCATCCGGATGCCCGCGTCGAAGTCGACCCGCTCGACCTCGCCGATCTTGCGTCGATCGCACGCTTCGCGGCCGATGTGGCCGAACGCCATGGCCGCGTCGACATCCTCTGCAACAACGCCGGCGTGATGTTCCTGCCGCTGCGCCATACGCACGACGGCTTCGAGATGCAGTTCGGCACCAACCACCTCGGCCATTTCGCACTGACCGGCCATCTGCTGCCCGCGCTGCGCGCCGCGCGCCGCGCGCGTGTCGTGACGATGTCGAGCGGTCTCAACCGCGGCGGCCGGATCCGCGTCGACGACCTGCGTGCCGAGCATCGCTACAACCGTTATCTCGCCTATTGCGACAGCAAGCTCGCGAATCTCGTGTTCGCAATCGAACTGCAGCGCCGTTTCGAGCGCGCGGCGTTTGCCGGAATCAGCGTGGCCGCGCACCCCGGCTACGCGGCGACCAACCTGCAGTTCGCGGGCCCGGCGATGGACAGCTCGCCCGCCCGTGCCGCGCTGATGCGCGCCGCGAACCGTTATCTCGCGCAGCCTGCCGACCAGGGCGCGCTGCCCGCGATTCATGCGGCAACCTCGCCCGATCTTGCTGGCGGCGCTTACATCGGGCCCTCCGGGTTGTTCGAGTCGCGCGGGTTGCCGGCGCCCGCGAGCGTTCCGCGTGCAGCGCGCGACGTGGCCTCGGCGGCACTGCTGTGGGAAGCCTCGGAAGCAGCGACGGGCGTGCGCTTCCTCAGCTCGGGCGCGCCAGCGGGACGCTCGCCCGGCCGGCCGTTCGACACGGCGGCCGAGGTGCGCTGA
- a CDS encoding SDR family oxidoreductase — protein MDLNLQHKVVIVTGGASGIGAAISMRLAEEGAIPVVFARHAPDDAFWRALVQKQPRAACISVELQDDAQCRDAVAETIARFGRLDGLVNNAGVNDSIGLDAGRDAFVASLERNLIHYYVMAHYCVPHLKATRGAIVNLSSKTAVTGQGNTSGYCASKGAQLALTREWAVALRDDGVRVNAVIPAEVMTPLYRRWLDSFDDPDAKLAGIAGKVPLGKRFTTADEIADTAVFLLSERASHTTGQWLFVDGGYTHLDRAIS, from the coding sequence GTGGATTTGAATCTGCAACACAAGGTCGTGATCGTGACCGGCGGCGCGTCGGGCATCGGCGCCGCGATCTCGATGCGGCTGGCCGAAGAAGGCGCGATTCCGGTGGTGTTCGCGCGCCACGCGCCCGACGATGCGTTCTGGCGCGCACTCGTGCAGAAGCAGCCGCGTGCCGCCTGCATCTCTGTCGAGTTGCAGGACGATGCGCAATGCCGCGATGCGGTTGCGGAAACCATCGCGCGTTTCGGCCGCCTCGACGGCCTCGTCAACAACGCGGGCGTCAACGACAGCATCGGGCTCGATGCAGGGCGCGACGCGTTTGTCGCGTCGCTCGAACGCAACCTGATCCATTACTACGTGATGGCGCACTACTGCGTGCCGCACTTGAAGGCGACGCGCGGCGCGATCGTCAACCTGTCGTCGAAGACGGCCGTGACCGGGCAGGGCAATACGAGCGGTTATTGCGCATCGAAGGGCGCACAGCTCGCGTTGACACGCGAATGGGCCGTCGCGTTGCGTGACGATGGCGTGCGCGTGAACGCGGTGATCCCGGCCGAAGTGATGACGCCGCTGTACCGGAGATGGCTCGACAGTTTCGACGACCCCGACGCGAAGCTGGCCGGCATCGCCGGCAAGGTGCCGCTCGGCAAACGCTTCACGACGGCCGACGAAATTGCCGATACGGCCGTATTCCTGTTGTCGGAACGCGCATCGCACACGACGGGCCAGTGGCTGTTCGTCGACGGCGGCTATACGCATCTCGACCGTGCGATCAGCTAA
- a CDS encoding L-fuconate dehydratase, which produces MPIIRSMRVLDVRFPTSRQLDGSDAMNPDPDYSAAYVVLETDRDGLEGHGLTFTIGRGNEICCAAIDAMRHLVVGLDLDWIRADMGRFWRHVTSDSQLRWIGPDKGAIHLATGAVVNAVWDLWAKAERKPLWRLVADMSPEELVRAIDFRYLTDCLTPDEALDLLRRQVPGKAERIALLERDGYPCYTTSAGWLGYSDDKLRRLCREAVEAGFEYVKLKVGANLEDDIRRVTIAREVIGPDRKLMIDANQVWEVDEAIDWVRELAFARPWFIEEPTSPDDVEGHRKIREAIAPVQVATGEMCQNRVLFKQFIARGAIDVVQIDACRLGGVNEILAVMLMAAKYGLPVCPHAGGVGLCEYVQHLSMIDYICIAGTKEGRVTEYVDHLHEHFVEPCVVRGAAYMPPTAPGFSIEMKPGSLEQYRFRG; this is translated from the coding sequence ATGCCTATCATTCGATCGATGCGCGTCCTCGACGTGCGCTTCCCGACCTCGCGCCAGCTCGACGGCTCCGATGCGATGAATCCGGACCCCGATTATTCGGCGGCCTACGTCGTGCTCGAAACCGACCGCGACGGGCTCGAAGGTCACGGGCTCACGTTCACCATCGGGCGCGGCAACGAGATCTGCTGCGCGGCGATCGACGCGATGCGTCACCTCGTCGTCGGCCTCGACCTCGACTGGATTCGCGCCGACATGGGCCGCTTCTGGCGGCACGTCACGTCGGACAGCCAGTTGCGCTGGATCGGCCCCGACAAGGGCGCGATCCATCTGGCGACGGGGGCCGTCGTCAACGCGGTATGGGATCTGTGGGCGAAAGCCGAGCGCAAGCCGCTGTGGCGGCTCGTGGCCGACATGAGCCCCGAGGAACTGGTGCGCGCGATCGACTTCCGCTACCTGACCGACTGCCTGACGCCGGACGAAGCGCTCGACCTGTTGCGCCGGCAAGTGCCCGGCAAGGCCGAGCGGATCGCACTGCTCGAGCGCGACGGCTACCCGTGCTACACGACGTCGGCCGGCTGGCTCGGCTACAGCGACGACAAGCTGCGGCGGCTGTGCCGCGAAGCGGTCGAAGCGGGGTTCGAGTACGTGAAGCTGAAAGTCGGCGCTAACCTGGAAGACGACATCCGCCGCGTGACGATCGCGCGCGAGGTGATCGGTCCGGACCGCAAGCTGATGATCGACGCGAACCAGGTGTGGGAAGTGGACGAAGCGATCGACTGGGTGCGCGAGCTGGCGTTCGCGCGGCCGTGGTTCATCGAGGAGCCGACGAGCCCCGACGACGTCGAAGGGCATCGCAAGATCCGCGAGGCGATCGCACCGGTGCAGGTCGCGACCGGCGAGATGTGCCAGAACCGCGTGCTGTTCAAGCAGTTCATCGCGCGCGGCGCGATCGACGTCGTGCAGATCGATGCGTGCCGGCTCGGCGGCGTGAACGAGATTCTCGCGGTGATGCTGATGGCCGCGAAGTACGGGCTGCCGGTGTGCCCGCATGCGGGCGGCGTCGGGTTGTGCGAGTACGTGCAGCATCTGTCGATGATCGACTACATCTGCATTGCCGGCACGAAGGAAGGGCGCGTAACCGAGTACGTCGATCACCTGCACGAGCATTTCGTCGAACCGTGCGTCGTGCGCGGCGCGGCGTACATGCCGCCGACGGCGCCCGGTTTCTCGATCGAGATGAAGCCCGGATCGCTGGAGCAGTACCGGTTCCGCGGCTGA
- a CDS encoding DUF3331 domain-containing protein, whose product MKAPKSLPALDPADVHVEILERSDTLLVVRWVEPGRCHYGEQRWRRRFAQRTGTCALSRQVIHRGDEVFRPAERPAPANAAAMISAAEVLALAGGR is encoded by the coding sequence ATGAAGGCCCCCAAATCCCTGCCTGCGCTCGATCCCGCCGACGTTCACGTCGAAATCCTCGAACGTTCCGATACGCTGCTCGTCGTCCGCTGGGTCGAACCCGGCCGCTGTCACTACGGTGAACAGCGCTGGCGCCGCCGCTTCGCACAACGCACCGGCACCTGCGCGCTGTCGCGCCAAGTGATCCATCGCGGCGACGAAGTCTTCCGCCCGGCCGAACGCCCGGCACCCGCGAACGCAGCCGCGATGATCTCCGCCGCCGAAGTGCTCGCGCTGGCCGGCGGCAGGTAA
- a CDS encoding SDR family oxidoreductase — translation MRLQGKRALVTAAGQGIGRATALRFAREGADVLATDINEAALVRLEADAERAGGRLTTRRLDVTDAQDVAALAASERAFGVLFNCAGFVHHGSILDCDDDAWAFSLNLNVTSMYRLIRALLPAMLEAGGASIINMASAASSVKGVPNRFVYGTTKAAVIGLTKAVAADFVERGIRCNAICPGTIESPSLEQRIADQARTRHVSTDEVRQAFVARQPIGRIGSAEEVAALALYLASDEASFTTGAIHLIDGGWSN, via the coding sequence ATGAGATTGCAGGGCAAACGCGCGCTGGTGACGGCGGCCGGGCAGGGCATCGGCCGCGCGACCGCGCTGCGGTTCGCGCGCGAGGGCGCCGACGTGCTGGCGACCGATATCAACGAAGCCGCGCTCGTGCGGCTGGAGGCCGACGCCGAACGCGCGGGCGGCCGGCTGACCACGCGGCGGCTCGACGTGACCGATGCGCAGGACGTCGCGGCGCTCGCCGCGAGCGAGCGTGCGTTCGGCGTGCTGTTCAACTGCGCGGGCTTCGTGCACCACGGCTCGATCCTCGACTGCGACGACGACGCCTGGGCGTTCTCGCTGAACCTGAACGTCACGTCGATGTACCGGCTGATCCGCGCGCTGCTGCCTGCGATGCTCGAAGCCGGCGGCGCATCGATCATCAACATGGCGTCGGCCGCGTCGAGCGTGAAGGGCGTGCCGAACCGCTTCGTCTACGGCACGACCAAGGCGGCCGTGATCGGGCTGACCAAGGCGGTGGCCGCCGATTTCGTCGAGCGGGGCATCCGCTGCAACGCGATCTGCCCGGGCACGATCGAATCGCCGTCGCTGGAGCAACGGATCGCGGACCAGGCGCGTACGCGCCACGTGTCGACCGACGAGGTGCGCCAGGCTTTTGTCGCGCGCCAGCCGATCGGCCGCATCGGCAGCGCGGAAGAAGTGGCCGCGCTCGCGCTGTACCTCGCATCCGACGAAGCGTCGTTCACGACCGGCGCGATCCACCTGATCGATGGCGGCTGGTCGAACTGA
- a CDS encoding TauD/TfdA family dioxygenase — MQAAQHRIEDWRTFSADAAIAAATIGDGAVDVEWSDTRRSPFHFDWLRDNCACAACVHAVTREQVFEIADAREDLSALTVHVEADGALHVEWNDGHRSAWSPGWLRAHAYDDASRAERQGAYGRHVWAGDDATAIGVFAWRDVMEDDRALLAWLAALQRTGLTLVEGVPAERGRVDEIARRIGLIRESNFGVLFDVESKPRPDSNAYTSLNLPPHTDLPTRELQPGVQFLHCLANDATGGDSVFLDGFALADALRREHPADFEQLTSTPFEFWNKSANSDYRCSAPVIGLDARGNVTEVRVANFLRGPLDAPAGSVAAVYRAYRRFLALAREPRFRVQRRLRAGDMWAFDNRRVLHARTEFDPSTGRRHLQGCYIDRDELLSRWRVLSRSAPAAAVSR, encoded by the coding sequence ATGCAGGCAGCGCAACACCGTATCGAGGACTGGCGGACGTTTTCGGCCGACGCGGCCATTGCGGCGGCGACGATTGGCGATGGTGCGGTGGACGTCGAGTGGAGCGATACGCGACGATCGCCGTTTCATTTCGACTGGCTGCGCGACAACTGCGCGTGTGCCGCGTGCGTGCATGCCGTCACGCGTGAACAGGTGTTCGAGATCGCCGACGCGCGTGAGGATCTCTCCGCGCTCACCGTGCACGTCGAAGCCGACGGCGCGCTGCATGTCGAGTGGAACGACGGGCACCGCAGCGCGTGGTCGCCGGGGTGGTTGCGCGCGCATGCGTACGACGATGCGTCGCGCGCGGAGCGTCAGGGCGCGTACGGGCGGCACGTATGGGCCGGTGACGATGCGACGGCCATCGGCGTGTTCGCGTGGCGCGACGTGATGGAGGACGACCGCGCATTGCTCGCGTGGCTCGCCGCATTGCAACGCACGGGGCTGACGCTCGTCGAAGGCGTGCCGGCCGAGCGCGGCCGTGTCGACGAGATCGCGCGCCGCATCGGCCTGATCCGCGAGAGCAATTTCGGCGTGCTGTTCGACGTCGAATCGAAGCCGCGCCCGGACAGCAACGCGTATACGTCGCTGAACCTGCCGCCGCATACCGACTTGCCGACCCGCGAGTTGCAGCCGGGCGTGCAGTTCCTGCATTGCCTCGCGAATGACGCGACCGGCGGCGACAGCGTGTTCCTCGACGGCTTCGCGCTGGCGGATGCGCTGCGGCGCGAGCATCCGGCCGACTTTGAACAACTCACGTCGACGCCGTTCGAGTTCTGGAACAAGAGTGCGAACAGCGACTACCGCTGCTCGGCGCCGGTGATCGGGCTCGATGCGCGCGGCAACGTGACCGAGGTGCGCGTTGCGAACTTCCTGCGCGGGCCGCTCGATGCGCCGGCCGGCTCGGTCGCGGCCGTTTATCGTGCGTACCGGCGGTTCCTCGCGTTGGCGCGCGAGCCGCGCTTTCGCGTGCAGCGCCGGCTGCGGGCGGGCGACATGTGGGCGTTCGACAACCGGCGCGTGCTGCATGCGCGCACCGAGTTCGATCCGTCTACCGGCCGCCGGCACCTGCAGGGCTGCTACATCGATCGCGACGAACTGCTGTCGCGGTGGCGCGTGTTGTCGCGATCGGCGCCTGCGGCGGCTGTATCGCGCTGA
- a CDS encoding DUF4148 domain-containing protein yields the protein MKSLISAVVAAAALSASFGAFAQSTVTRAQVRSELVQLEQAGYKPGLSSPYYPNDIQSAEARVHGADTSGYGAQPAPVVHSGAPAASSNARDSIFFGQ from the coding sequence ATGAAATCGCTCATTTCCGCAGTCGTTGCCGCTGCCGCCCTGTCCGCTTCGTTTGGCGCATTCGCCCAAAGCACCGTGACCCGCGCTCAAGTGCGCAGCGAACTGGTTCAGCTCGAACAAGCCGGCTACAAGCCGGGCCTGTCGAGCCCGTACTACCCGAACGACATCCAGAGCGCCGAAGCGCGTGTTCATGGTGCCGACACCAGCGGCTACGGCGCACAGCCGGCTCCGGTCGTCCACTCGGGCGCCCCGGCTGCGTCGTCGAACGCTCGCGACTCGATCTTCTTCGGCCAGTAA
- a CDS encoding thioesterase family protein codes for MTGDTPLTIYRDVVRPEWVDYNGHLRDAFYLLIFSFATDALLDRIGLDDAARRERGRSVYTLEAHVNYLHEIKEGTPVRVDARVLAHDAKRVHLYLEMFAGGHDDAVSASEQMLLHVDMRDGAKSTPFDDDVAARVAELHALQRDCVAPAYAGRVIGLPPRR; via the coding sequence ATGACCGGCGATACCCCGCTGACGATTTACCGCGACGTCGTGCGGCCCGAATGGGTCGACTACAACGGCCACCTGCGCGATGCGTTCTATTTGCTGATCTTCAGCTTTGCGACCGATGCGCTGCTGGATCGTATCGGCCTCGACGACGCCGCGCGTCGCGAGCGGGGCCGCTCGGTCTACACGCTCGAAGCGCATGTGAATTACCTGCACGAGATCAAGGAGGGCACGCCGGTGCGTGTCGATGCGCGCGTGCTCGCGCACGACGCAAAGCGGGTGCACCTGTATCTCGAGATGTTCGCCGGCGGGCATGACGATGCGGTATCGGCGAGCGAGCAGATGCTGCTGCACGTCGATATGCGCGACGGTGCGAAATCGACACCCTTCGACGACGACGTGGCCGCCCGCGTGGCCGAGCTGCATGCATTGCAGCGCGATTGCGTGGCACCCGCGTATGCGGGCCGCGTGATCGGGCTGCCGCCGCGCCGTTAG
- a CDS encoding ureidoglycolate lyase yields MKLLRFGDKHHEKPGLLDANGHIRDLSGVIDDIAGDVLTPASLARLRDIPPSSLPLVEGTPRLGACVGRVGKFICIGLNYSDHAAESGMEVPKEPVVFGKWTSAISGPNDDVEIPRGSEKTDWEVELGVVIGQGGRYIAEADALSHVAGYCVVNDVSEREFQLERGGTWDKGKGNDTFGPLGPWLVTADDVPDPHALRLWLDVDGHRYQNGTTATMVFRVPHLISYLSRFMSLQPGDVISTGTPPGVGLGQKPPVYLRAGQVITLGIDGLGEQRQRTVQA; encoded by the coding sequence ATGAAACTGCTGAGATTTGGCGACAAACACCATGAAAAGCCCGGCCTGCTCGATGCGAACGGCCACATTCGCGACCTGTCCGGCGTGATCGACGACATCGCCGGCGATGTGCTGACGCCGGCGTCGCTCGCACGGCTGCGCGACATTCCGCCGTCGTCGCTGCCGCTCGTCGAAGGCACGCCGCGGCTCGGCGCGTGCGTCGGCCGCGTCGGCAAGTTCATCTGCATCGGGCTCAACTATTCCGACCACGCGGCCGAATCGGGGATGGAAGTGCCGAAGGAGCCCGTCGTGTTCGGCAAGTGGACGAGCGCGATCTCGGGGCCGAACGACGACGTCGAAATTCCGCGCGGCTCGGAGAAGACCGACTGGGAAGTCGAACTCGGCGTAGTGATCGGCCAGGGCGGCCGCTATATCGCGGAAGCCGACGCGCTGTCGCACGTCGCCGGCTACTGCGTCGTGAACGACGTGTCGGAGCGCGAATTCCAGCTCGAACGCGGCGGCACGTGGGACAAGGGCAAGGGCAACGACACGTTCGGGCCGCTCGGCCCGTGGCTCGTGACGGCCGACGACGTGCCCGATCCGCATGCGCTGCGGCTGTGGCTCGACGTCGACGGTCATCGCTACCAGAACGGCACGACCGCGACGATGGTGTTCCGCGTGCCGCACCTGATCAGCTACCTGAGCCGCTTCATGAGCCTGCAGCCGGGCGACGTGATCTCGACCGGCACGCCGCCGGGTGTCGGTCTCGGGCAGAAACCGCCCGTCTATCTGCGCGCCGGGCAGGTGATCACGCTCGGCATCGACGGGCTCGGCGAGCAACGCCAGCGCACCGTGCAGGCCTGA